Part of the Cydia pomonella isolate Wapato2018A chromosome 8, ilCydPomo1, whole genome shotgun sequence genome is shown below.
tagtAATCATTTCAATTACCTATAACaggatttttttctattcataCTTTCCAATATAtgatataaacaataaaattaatttaatagtagTATTATTCATGTAAAGAAGCTACTTCAACTTATGTGAGGAGCATTCGTACAGCACAATAATTCTCCAACATCCTACGCTTTATGATGGCACCGCGCATACGAaataatcacataaataaatttaaacttaagccTACTTGTCTGCCACATGTCTTTCTTTCTCTGCTATCCTATGTGTGTCAGAATCTTTTTACTCGAGGCTAATGAGCTCTTTCTCTACTTTGTACTTGAGCTTGTAGGAttacaacataaaaaaaaaactgattgttttttttttaccaaaaatttcatttttaataatatttttacacaagtGACTTATACTCTTCGAGGCAATTCTAACAAACTAAAACACAGTTAGATTGCCATGTTTGATCAAATTAACACAGAGTGCCCATGGCTAcctcccatcatcagatcagctcgatggtatcatatattgcattgcattgtcacccaacttatatatgtatgtgaagtttcaacTGAATCGTATAATGGGAAGTGGGGTCTAGCTTGCATAAGCTTGTTTAATTTTagacaaacattgcaagttaaataaaagcttgttaaaaaAGTGAACGGTTAAAGGGTTCTTAGTCTAGGTACTTACCCCCGATTATTGGTgtgaaaatgtaaatttttagaTGTTATTAAGCCCGGCCCTCTGCTGTGGCAAGGTAATGGGTACTAATCTGAAATCAATACCAAGTCTGCCATTTCGCGTACTCACACACTTAATTTACCGTGATAATATGCGTGGTTGAATGTTTCTTCTGCTTGTAATGGTCAAATGTATTCGGCTTAATCGATTATATCGTGAATGACTCAGCATCTGTTAAATTGaatgtttttctttaaattatttCCAGTTTTGCAGCGGGAAAATCGGACAAAGAGATATTGGACAACCTCCTGAAAAACTCCCGCTATGACAAAAGACTGCTTCCTCCCGTAGATGGTAAGCTTCCCTACATACACACATCATGTCTTAATTAGCGTCACTCATTAGCTGTTTTTTTAGGATGTTAagattaatgtaataattgcaGATCCAGAATTTTGTTGTGGTCTAACATCGCCCAATGACTCTCTGGCTCAAAATAGGGTCGGGCTGTCGTCGCTGCGGCCCCGCTCGCACAATCGCGGTGCGTTGTGTTTCATGTTTTTGAAAAGAGAAATCCTTCCATGTGGAGCGTCTTGGATTTACTTTCTGTATCGTAGAGTCCTTATGTACTAAGAGCCTACCTTGTTTGCACGCTATTTATGTGTTTAGGATCCGTTCCCACGTTGGCTTCTCCTTGCGGTAGATACTTCTTTACCTGTGTATATTCTTTTTTACAATCACTTTATGTTTCATCCATGCACCTTGTTCTAAATGTGTTAGTTATGCACACTAATTAACACTAAGTGGGTAATTCAAGGATAATTTGATCTCTGTTGTAACGTAATTATATTTCGATTAGGTCCGCATCGTTGGCTGACGTTTTAAcccaaattaaatgaaaacttcgTTCGACAGCTAAAACATTTCAGTAGAGTgccttttgttttgttttccgCTTTGTTACTTCCTACGTTTTCTCTTTTCACAAACATCAAACACAAatcgtataataatattatgttgtaTTCCTTTGTCTTTTAAATCTCGGGTCTAGCTATTATTAGTTTGAATTATTATTGCAACGTTTTGCGGTTACCATGCCACTTACTGACCAATATTTTAAGTAGGCACTccttatttacatttaataatttGCTGGGGTAAAATTACAACTAGATTGCAGTGTAAGTTGAATTATTGTGAAATATAGGTCCTTGCACTTAATTTTGTCACTTCCTAatgtctatatatattatatgaaacCTATAGATAAGCCTAAGTGCATGTATGTCTACTTATGTCATGCAGTATGTTCTGTAAGAATGATACTATCTTTGCTTTTAGAACGTTCATGTTAAGGTTTACAACTTGTGCGTATTCATTTTCAGGTGTCCTCACCGTAAATGTTAGCGTGCTACTTCTTAGTTTAGCATCTCCAGACGAATCTAGTCTTGTAAGTAGATGTCATCCCACTACCTATATCATACCTGTTCTATCAAATGTCAAACAACCAGCTATAAGCGGCTAATTTTCAACACTCAAAGCTATAAACATTTAGCTGTAGTTTTCATTACCTTCtgataaataactttatttctttaaaaaggAATGATAAAGACTAAGAAAGACTAACTAAATTAATGAATTTTCCAATCCCATATACACAGATGCTAACCGCAAGCGATACGTTTCAGAAATACGAGGTAGAATTCCTTCTGCAGCAGCAGTGGTATGATCCGCGACTCCGCTACTCTAACCAGTCCCACTACGATTTCCTCAACGCCATCCACCACCACGAGGACATCTGGCTTCCCGACACCTACTTCATTATGCATGGAGACTTCAAGGTCAGTTCCACTCCTACATCAGACATAATAAGTAACTTAACCAGTGTAAACcaatttttatagtaaattatttcCACCATGCTCTCGTCTGAAGGAATTTTCCCAGCACTCATGGGTATTTATGACAAACTAGTAAAACGCTTTCAACTTCATTGGCctttatgtatatacatatatatatgccttttaAATTCATTTAGGGTTCACACAGGTCGTAAAGTACCTACCATCTCACACATGCTCTCACCTTTTATTGATATTGCATTTTACTTTGTGTGGTTGTGTTTCAGGACCCAATAATACCAATGCACTTCGCGTTGCGTATCTATCGTAATGGCACTATAAACTATCTGATGCGGCGGCATCTAATATTGTCCTGTCAGGGGCGGCTCAACATCTTTCCTTTTGATGACCCATTGTGTTCATTTGCCTTAGAAAGTAGTAAGTAGAACTCACAGAGTGACTCACAAGTATTATGATATTCACTATCTACATGTTATGAACACAATCATAACTCTTATCGATTTTCAGTATCATACGAGCAGTCAGCAATAACATATGTGTGGAAAAACGATGAGGATACGCTTCGTAAGTCGCCATCATTGACGACTTTGAACGCGTATCTAATCCAGAACCAAACCATCGCTTGCCCCATCAAAGCGAGTTGGAGAGGTAAGCAGCCACCTCCCCGCAACCATGACATACCAACATCGCTTATTACgtcattatatttatacatgtaCTCGTACAATAAAGATATCCCTAATTTAAATTATGTAGTTTAGCCtcccaattttttttctaagcaCATCCTTACACATTGCACAACAAAGGATAAATGATGTTTTCATATTGTATTCAAATTCTAATTAACTCTTTTCAGCTTGGTCTTGATTTCTGTTCAaggttattttaaaactttatttcatgTAAACATAAGTAGACGCTTTTAGACTGTGAAAGTTAAAAACCTTAGTATATAGCTAGCATGTCATTTAGTTGTTTGGTTCAGTGAATCGAAACAGCAGTTTaatcaaaatagatttttgtGATAGTAACAAAGTGTCCCAATAacaagtagtagtatttaaatgttagtgagtaaaaataattagagtATAGAATGTAAGATTGTATTAACGTCTTTGCAAGCAGCTGAGGGTAATTCACTTTACGAAGAAGACGAAGAGCTGACATGTAATCTTTGCCAGAGACGGTTTGAGGAGCAAGGTACTGAGCGCTGGACGATCGCCGTTCCGTCCGGTGCCGTCCGGTCATTTTACAGTATTATTCCGCTTATGTGTGAGTAAATGCGTTGTGGCCATGTGCTCGATGCGATTTTATCGCGACCAAACACATGGAGACTCGTAACAGCGTCTTGTGGAATCTTAGGCCACGACTGTTATAGCAGTACAACTTGGTTGTTTCATTTGCCGCCACAGTCTCTCACactttattatgttaatttGCTACTGAGTCTTTGCCTTTGGAAATTACCAATACACAGCAAGTCACAAAAAGCTCTCTTTGTTTACATCAAGATGCATTATACTCAACTGAATgacatgtaggtacctaatatgtTAAAAGTTAATAAGTTAATATGTGtaactttttcttttattctTTCAGCattatttgataataatactgaagataaatatattatttgataataatgctgaaataaaaataaatatgactaggtatttatttacttttgtcCTTAGAACTGTGGCAATGAGTGAGACAACCAACAGTCATACTTAGTTTCATCCTCCATACCCTTGCACGTAGTAAAATTGATGTACTTGAATGCACGTGTTTGAAATAGTTTGCGCTCATGTTTTGGACAAACTACACTTCATTAAATATGTTCTTATACATTGAACACTATGCGCTTTACTCATACATACCGGatagtattttaattaagttgttacatatattatttttgtttgacttGCTAGACATTTGGTGTTTACTACAAGACCAGAGACTGAATGGAGTTACTTGGAATATCTATTATTCACGCCACCTCCAACATGTTATACTTATCGTATACATCAAAGTGTAAATGTTATTTAGTTTGATGTGCTAGTTTTCGTAACAATGTTAACTCCACAGGTAACTACAGCTGTCTAAAGGTCGACCTAATATTTACAAGAGATCGAGCGTTCTACTTTACTACAGTATTTATTCCTGGGATTATATTGGTGACTTCCTCGTTTATCACGTTTTGGTTGGAGTGGAATGCGGTCCCGGCGCGTTCCATGATAGGTAAAGGCCCGACGTGGCACTGGGAATGGCGGCTGTACTATACGCATCTTTTCTTCTTAGCATCTAGAAGTCGCTGGGGCTGATTGTAACACGCTACCTCATTACGCATTTCGAACTACGGTCAACTTTCGCAATGCACTTATTTGGTTTCTTATTTTTAGAATATGCTTGCTATTTCTAGGTAATTACAGCTGTCTGAAGGTGGATCTCATCTTTACACGGGATAGATCATTTTACTTCACTACAGTTTTCATTCCGGGCATCATTTTGGTGACCTCATCGTTTATTACTTTTTGGCTGGAATGGAATGCAGTGCCTGCTAGAGTTATGATAGGTTGGTGTTAAATTTCTATTACATTGATTTATTTACACGActccttttatttaaataataatataccagTAAATTATCTTCATCGTGACTGAGATAAGTATCAGATCTAACATCAAATAAACGCATAACTtaattattacgagtataacaTATGTAGGTaaccttaaaaattaaattcgaAGATAGGCAGTCTTTACTCTTTAGTCATGTACCTACACATATCGTCCTACATGCAGCTCCTGCTACTTTAAGATAATGATGTATGTATAAGACGGTTAGTAATGTGTAATCGAAATTTTTGATGCTTTTTAATAGGTAATTCGATTTTTACTTGCCTTTTTCTTACACACATGCTCCtagtttataaaacaattatttacacaTCTTTATACAACCACTCATTAGGTATAATTACATTTACAGTACCTATTTGGCGGATAACCGACTTGGCATGTATCATCAATTCTCACTAGCTTTGGCCGGATTATTTCAATTTAACACtacatattaattttaagtaaattgTCAAATTGATATATTTCTTCATTGATGTATATTTCGTAGATAGTCAGTGTCTACATTTATTTAGTTGTATATAACACTGCATTTGGCCTTGCCTGATTAATggacatatttattataaatttaagtgTCTTAGCCAAATTGATATTTAGTATCTAATAGcttacatagttttttttttttaatatacatgtTTAAACGTTAATCTTAAGgatttaaatgtttaatttgcGTATTGATTACTTTACATACTTAATGcttattcctttgtttttttattattattattcctaaCTATAAATATCTAACACACGTCTCGTACACAGGTGTGACGACGATGTTGAATTTTTTCACAACATCAAATGGTTTTCGCTCCACCCTGCCCGTGGTATCCAACCTAACTGCTATGAACGTTTGGGACGGCGTGTGCATGTGCTTTATATACGCCTCCTTATTGGAGTTCGTGTGCGTGAACTATGTGGGAAGAAAACGGCCTTTACACAACGTCGTCTACAGACCAGGGGAGAATCCCGTTACTCAGGTGAATATGAACTGTCTTAACATTACAAGTATTAATGTCTCTTTGACGTGGTTTTGTGTTCTCAGCTAAGATTTGAGGTCGTGAGAAGATTTGAGGCGAACaatttaatgtttaataaatataaaaacaacagAATCTGGCTTCATATCGACCTAGAATCTTTTTAGTGTGTCAATGTATTACAATATATTCGCAAATTAGTTGTGTTTGGTATGTCGGACGAATAACTTACATATTATTCCTCTATTATAGACCTTACATAATAGAAGCACTTTAACACCAATAAATTACATTCATTTTCTATTGTACCTAAAAAAACCTATCCGTTACATAAAATACCCCGAAGTACTTTGtacatacacattttatttatgtatgctGACGAGATTATCGCGACTCTGACACTCCTTATtgcttattttaaattattaaattaaaatactgtaTAGTCTATACAGATAATCATAAGAAGTAAAGTAACCATTTACCTAAAACTGCAATTTATATACTCTTGAGTTCACTACTAGTGAGAATGACTATTTCGGAAAGCACAATTATTGAACACAAAATGTAGTTACATTATTATAGCCAAAGAATATTTTATACACGATGAGTCAGCAttaaaagtaacggatcagacGACGTGTCAAAAATATTCTCTCTTGACACGTAAACACTTGACAGTTCTCTATTTACCATTCTCTAATAACTGAACAAAAAATTCGAAAGGGTACTCCTTGGTGGCAGATATTTTTGATACATTGTTTCTTCCGCTATTattgttgctgactgtaccgaTCATATTGCTAAAATTCCAAAGTTACCTCTCCGCTACAATGTAATTACCTACAGCTACACGCTTGttagtttattttatcaaaGCCATGTCAAACTGACTGTCTTTACGTTCCAATAAGTAGACGTGTATTTCATTTATCTATTTACTCTTTGCAATGTTTTCccttttaaataatatacctacttatcaaTAATTGGCACAATCTGCTGGTAATTTGTTTCTATCGATGTTGTTGGTTTTCAAAAATCCGTTGAAAATTGAACATTTTAAACAGttattttaacaatgttttaaattttaatgtaaggACCAATTGCAATATCACTGAATgcgtgtaataataaaataaaacagttcaATCCAATGTACAGtttcatattaaaattttcaaaacacgTTTAAAAAACGTAGAGCCATTTAAATATGTTATCTGTAAATAATTCTGGCTAATTttcaaatacatacatattatacagtCACGCGGTACTTTTGACACACCAACAACACAGATTTTCTGTATCAGCATGCTCACAATCAATGTTCAAAATTTATCTCTGCATGTACTCCTTGGGTTTGATGATTATTGTAGGTATTTCGGGTAGGCCAGAAGTCATCACATGGTTTCATTTGCAATCGTATCAGTTTCATGTCACTGAATTTAACACAAAGACTATTTTGTGTGGCCTTAGTTCGAATCGATAGTTCATTCATTCTTAAAACGTCATTCAATCCactaattgttttattaatactTCAGAAATCAGAAAACATTGCAAAGAAGTTCCGCGAATATCACTAACACCCGTAAATCCCGTAATCGTCCAAGATATGTCACATTCAAGATTAATGTTACAAACATTTCCCTGGCCACCACAGACTAGTCCGTGTTCACGGTTGCACATCGTAAGACCATCTGTCACGAGTGAACAAAATTGTGTGTGTGATGTGTTCACAGCGACTGCCTGCAGTCCTGAGCAGAATTGGCATTATACTGGCCAGCCCCTTGGTAAGAACATTCGCCGCATTCATAGGCACTTTCCAAACATTAAACTGTTATATTTCTTTATCTATTCAAAAACAAATCCTGTATGATTTTTGGCTAATGATTCCTGATACATAATCTGTTTAATacgaatataattttattataagagtAATTGTAATTCTTAATAGATATAAATATTGACACACAATAACCTAATTTTTACTAAAAGAAATATAACATATATTGCAGAATCACTATCTTACTCCACCGAAAAACCATCGCACGAGATATATGCATGCGTTAGGTAGTTTTATATCGTAGTTAGTgtgttcatatattttataattgataAGTATT
Proteins encoded:
- the LOC133520659 gene encoding glutamate-gated chloride channel isoform X4 — protein: MGWSCIVARVVAFFLMLNQVSALTSDIFAAGKSDKEILDNLLKNSRYDKRLLPPVDDPEFCCGLTSPNDSLAQNRVGLSSLRPRSHNRGVLTVNVSVLLLSLASPDESSLKYEVEFLLQQQWYDPRLRYSNQSHYDFLNAIHHHEDIWLPDTYFIMHGDFKDPIIPMHFALRIYRNGTINYLMRRHLILSCQGRLNIFPFDDPLCSFALESISYEQSAITYVWKNDEDTLRKSPSLTTLNAYLIQNQTIACPIKASWRAEGNSLYEEDEELTCNLCQRRFEEQGNYSCLKVDLIFTRDRAFYFTTVFIPGIILVTSSFITFWLEWNAVPARSMIGVTTMLNFFTTSNGFRSTLPVVSNLTAMNVWDGVCMCFIYASLLEFVCVNYVGRKRPLHNVVYRPGENPVTQRLPAVLSRIGIILASPLEAMAFLQWAKSDANEPEPSGAGDKKRESTGAADLVSCTTCTGAPGSCTHTANNGGVSEPCFVQVRKKEPPHPIRVAKTIDVIARITFPTAYAVFLIFFFIHYKAFS
- the LOC133520659 gene encoding glutamate-gated chloride channel isoform X23 produces the protein MGWSCIVARVVAFFLMLNQVSALTSDIFAAGKSDKEILDNLLKNSRYDKRLLPPVDGVLTVNVSVLLLSLASPDESSLKYEVEFLLQQQWYDPRLRYSNQSHYDFLNAIHHHEDIWLPDTYFIMHGDFKEFSQHSWDPIIPMHFALRIYRNGTINYLMRRHLILSCQGRLNIFPFDDPLCSFALESISYEQSAITYVWKNDEDTLRKSPSLTTLNAYLIQNQTIACPIKASWRGNYSCLKVDLIFTRDRAFYFTTVFIPGIILVTSSFITFWLEWNAVPARSMIGVTTMLNFFTTSNGFRSTLPVVSNLTAMNVWDGVCMCFIYASLLEFVCVNYVGRKRPLHNVVYRPGENPVTQRLPAVLSRIGIILASPLGDKKRESTGAADLVSCTTCTGAPGSCTHTANNGGVSEPCFVQVRKKEPPHPIRVAKTIDVIARITFPTAYAVFLIFFFIHYKAFS
- the LOC133520659 gene encoding glutamate-gated chloride channel isoform X22, coding for MGWSCIVARVVAFFLMLNQVSALTSDIFAAGKSDKEILDNLLKNSRYDKRLLPPVDGVLTVNVSVLLLSLASPDESSLKYEVEFLLQQQWYDPRLRYSNQSHYDFLNAIHHHEDIWLPDTYFIMHGDFKDPIIPMHFALRIYRNGTINYLMRRHLILSCQGRLNIFPFDDPLCSFALESISYEQSAITYVWKNDEDTLRKSPSLTTLNAYLIQNQTIACPIKASWRGNYSCLKVDLIFTRDRAFYFTTVFIPGIILVTSSFITFWLEWNAVPARSMIGVTTMLNFFTTSNGFRSTLPVVSNLTAMNVWDGVCMCFIYASLLEFVCVNYVGRKRPLHNVVYRPGENPVTQRLPAVLSRIGIILASPLEAMAFLQWAKSDANEPEPSGAGDKKRESTGAADLVSCTTCTGAPGSCTHTANNGGVSEPCFVQVRKKEPPHPIRVAKTIDVIARITFPTAYAVFLIFFFIHYKAFS
- the LOC133520659 gene encoding glutamate-gated chloride channel isoform X24; the encoded protein is MGWSCIVARVVAFFLMLNQVSALTSDIFAAGKSDKEILDNLLKNSRYDKRLLPPVDGVLTVNVSVLLLSLASPDESSLKYEVEFLLQQQWYDPRLRYSNQSHYDFLNAIHHHEDIWLPDTYFIMHGDFKDPIIPMHFALRIYRNGTINYLMRRHLILSCQGRLNIFPFDDPLCSFALESISYEQSAITYVWKNDEDTLRKSPSLTTLNAYLIQNQTIACPIKASWRGNYSCLKVDLIFTRDRAFYFTTVFIPGIILVTSSFITFWLEWNAVPARSMIGVTTMLNFFTTSNGFRSTLPVVSNLTAMNVWDGVCMCFIYASLLEFVCVNYVGRKRPLHNVVYRPGENPVTQRLPAVLSRIGIILASPLGDKKRESTGAADLVSCTTCTGAPGSCTHTANNGGVSEPCFVQVRKKEPPHPIRVAKTIDVIARITFPTAYAVFLIFFFIHYKAFS
- the LOC133520659 gene encoding glutamate-gated chloride channel isoform X12; protein product: MGWSCIVARVVAFFLMLNQVSALTSDIFAAGKSDKEILDNLLKNSRYDKRLLPPVDGVLTVNVSVLLLSLASPDESSLKYEVEFLLQQQWYDPRLRYSNQSHYDFLNAIHHHEDIWLPDTYFIMHGDFKDPIIPMHFALRIYRNGTINYLMRRHLILSCQGRLNIFPFDDPLCSFALESISYEQSAITYVWKNDEDTLRKSPSLTTLNAYLIQNQTIACPIKASWRAEGNSLYEEDEELTCNLCQRRFEEQGNYSCLKVDLIFTRDRSFYFTTVFIPGIILVTSSFITFWLEWNAVPARVMIGVTTMLNFFTTSNGFRSTLPVVSNLTAMNVWDGVCMCFIYASLLEFVCVNYVGRKRPLHNVVYRPGENPVTQRLPAVLSRIGIILASPLEAMAFLQWAKSDANEPEPSGAGDKKRESTGAADLVSCTTCTGAPGSCTHTANNGGVSEPCFVQVRKKEPPHPIRVAKTIDVIARITFPTAYAVFLIFFFIHYKAFS
- the LOC133520659 gene encoding glutamate-gated chloride channel isoform X19, with protein sequence MGWSCIVARVVAFFLMLNQVSALTSDIFAAGKSDKEILDNLLKNSRYDKRLLPPVDGVLTVNVSVLLLSLASPDESSLKYEVEFLLQQQWYDPRLRYSNQSHYDFLNAIHHHEDIWLPDTYFIMHGDFKEFSQHSWDPIIPMHFALRIYRNGTINYLMRRHLILSCQGRLNIFPFDDPLCSFALESISYEQSAITYVWKNDEDTLRKSPSLTTLNAYLIQNQTIACPIKASWRGNYSCLKVDLIFTRDRSFYFTTVFIPGIILVTSSFITFWLEWNAVPARVMIGVTTMLNFFTTSNGFRSTLPVVSNLTAMNVWDGVCMCFIYASLLEFVCVNYVGRKRPLHNVVYRPGENPVTQRLPAVLSRIGIILASPLEAMAFLQWAKSDANEPEPSGAGDKKRESTGAADLVSCTTCTGAPGSCTHTANNGGVSEPCFVQVRKKEPPHPIRVAKTIDVIARITFPTAYAVFLIFFFIHYKAFS
- the LOC133520659 gene encoding glutamate-gated chloride channel isoform X20, translated to MGWSCIVARVVAFFLMLNQVSALTSDIFAAGKSDKEILDNLLKNSRYDKRLLPPVDGVLTVNVSVLLLSLASPDESSLKYEVEFLLQQQWYDPRLRYSNQSHYDFLNAIHHHEDIWLPDTYFIMHGDFKDPIIPMHFALRIYRNGTINYLMRRHLILSCQGRLNIFPFDDPLCSFALESISYEQSAITYVWKNDEDTLRKSPSLTTLNAYLIQNQTIACPIKASWRAEGNSLYEEDEELTCNLCQRRFEEQGNYSCLKVDLIFTRDRAFYFTTVFIPGIILVTSSFITFWLEWNAVPARSMIGVTTMLNFFTTSNGFRSTLPVVSNLTAMNVWDGVCMCFIYASLLEFVCVNYVGRKRPLHNVVYRPGENPVTQRLPAVLSRIGIILASPLGDKKRESTGAADLVSCTTCTGAPGSCTHTANNGGVSEPCFVQVRKKEPPHPIRVAKTIDVIARITFPTAYAVFLIFFFIHYKAFS
- the LOC133520659 gene encoding glutamate-gated chloride channel isoform X18 codes for the protein MGWSCIVARVVAFFLMLNQVSALTSDIFAAGKSDKEILDNLLKNSRYDKRLLPPVDGVLTVNVSVLLLSLASPDESSLKYEVEFLLQQQWYDPRLRYSNQSHYDFLNAIHHHEDIWLPDTYFIMHGDFKEFSQHSWDPIIPMHFALRIYRNGTINYLMRRHLILSCQGRLNIFPFDDPLCSFALESISYEQSAITYVWKNDEDTLRKSPSLTTLNAYLIQNQTIACPIKASWRGNYSCLKVDLIFTRDRAFYFTTVFIPGIILVTSSFITFWLEWNAVPARSMIGVTTMLNFFTTSNGFRSTLPVVSNLTAMNVWDGVCMCFIYASLLEFVCVNYVGRKRPLHNVVYRPGENPVTQRLPAVLSRIGIILASPLEAMAFLQWAKSDANEPEPSGAGDKKRESTGAADLVSCTTCTGAPGSCTHTANNGGVSEPCFVQVRKKEPPHPIRVAKTIDVIARITFPTAYAVFLIFFFIHYKAFS
- the LOC133520659 gene encoding glutamate-gated chloride channel isoform X15, with the translated sequence MGWSCIVARVVAFFLMLNQVSALTSDIFAAGKSDKEILDNLLKNSRYDKRLLPPVDGVLTVNVSVLLLSLASPDESSLKYEVEFLLQQQWYDPRLRYSNQSHYDFLNAIHHHEDIWLPDTYFIMHGDFKEFSQHSWDPIIPMHFALRIYRNGTINYLMRRHLILSCQGRLNIFPFDDPLCSFALESISYEQSAITYVWKNDEDTLRKSPSLTTLNAYLIQNQTIACPIKASWRAEGNSLYEEDEELTCNLCQRRFEEQGNYSCLKVDLIFTRDRAFYFTTVFIPGIILVTSSFITFWLEWNAVPARSMIGVTTMLNFFTTSNGFRSTLPVVSNLTAMNVWDGVCMCFIYASLLEFVCVNYVGRKRPLHNVVYRPGENPVTQRLPAVLSRIGIILASPLGDKKRESTGAADLVSCTTCTGAPGSCTHTANNGGVSEPCFVQVRKKEPPHPIRVAKTIDVIARITFPTAYAVFLIFFFIHYKAFS
- the LOC133520659 gene encoding glutamate-gated chloride channel isoform X8, giving the protein MGWSCIVARVVAFFLMLNQVSALTSDIFAAGKSDKEILDNLLKNSRYDKRLLPPVDGVLTVNVSVLLLSLASPDESSLKYEVEFLLQQQWYDPRLRYSNQSHYDFLNAIHHHEDIWLPDTYFIMHGDFKEFSQHSWDPIIPMHFALRIYRNGTINYLMRRHLILSCQGRLNIFPFDDPLCSFALESISYEQSAITYVWKNDEDTLRKSPSLTTLNAYLIQNQTIACPIKASWRAEGNSLYEEDEELTCNLCQRRFEEQGNYSCLKVDLIFTRDRSFYFTTVFIPGIILVTSSFITFWLEWNAVPARVMIGVTTMLNFFTTSNGFRSTLPVVSNLTAMNVWDGVCMCFIYASLLEFVCVNYVGRKRPLHNVVYRPGENPVTQRLPAVLSRIGIILASPLEAMAFLQWAKSDANEPEPSGAGDKKRESTGAADLVSCTTCTGAPGSCTHTANNGGVSEPCFVQVRKKEPPHPIRVAKTIDVIARITFPTAYAVFLIFFFIHYKAFS
- the LOC133520659 gene encoding glutamate-gated chloride channel isoform X25, with protein sequence MGWSCIVARVVAFFLMLNQVSALTSDIFAAGKSDKEILDNLLKNSRYDKRLLPPVDGVLTVNVSVLLLSLASPDESSLKYEVEFLLQQQWYDPRLRYSNQSHYDFLNAIHHHEDIWLPDTYFIMHGDFKDPIIPMHFALRIYRNGTINYLMRRHLILSCQGRLNIFPFDDPLCSFALESISYEQSAITYVWKNDEDTLRKSPSLTTLNAYLIQNQTIACPIKASWRGNYSCLKVDLIFTRDRSFYFTTVFIPGIILVTSSFITFWLEWNAVPARVMIGVTTMLNFFTTSNGFRSTLPVVSNLTAMNVWDGVCMCFIYASLLEFVCVNYVGRKRPLHNVVYRPGENPVTQRLPAVLSRIGIILASPLGDKKRESTGAADLVSCTTCTGAPGSCTHTANNGGVSEPCFVQVRKKEPPHPIRVAKTIDVIARITFPTAYAVFLIFFFIHYKAFS
- the LOC133520659 gene encoding glutamate-gated chloride channel isoform X10 — its product is MGWSCIVARVVAFFLMLNQVSALTSDIFAAGKSDKEILDNLLKNSRYDKRLLPPVDDPEFCCGLTSPNDSLAQNRVGLSSLRPRSHNRGVLTVNVSVLLLSLASPDESSLKYEVEFLLQQQWYDPRLRYSNQSHYDFLNAIHHHEDIWLPDTYFIMHGDFKDPIIPMHFALRIYRNGTINYLMRRHLILSCQGRLNIFPFDDPLCSFALESISYEQSAITYVWKNDEDTLRKSPSLTTLNAYLIQNQTIACPIKASWRGNYSCLKVDLIFTRDRAFYFTTVFIPGIILVTSSFITFWLEWNAVPARSMIGVTTMLNFFTTSNGFRSTLPVVSNLTAMNVWDGVCMCFIYASLLEFVCVNYVGRKRPLHNVVYRPGENPVTQRLPAVLSRIGIILASPLEAMAFLQWAKSDANEPEPSGAGDKKRESTGAADLVSCTTCTGAPGSCTHTANNGGVSEPCFVQVRKKEPPHPIRVAKTIDVIARITFPTAYAVFLIFFFIHYKAFS